In Topomyia yanbarensis strain Yona2022 chromosome 2, ASM3024719v1, whole genome shotgun sequence, one DNA window encodes the following:
- the LOC131684071 gene encoding Golgi apparatus protein 1-like isoform X1 yields the protein METFGIVLLVLVAAARTTAAAEINSGGPQNGPLKLLDKEGCSQLRALCPNVPNEAEDLKALECVQSLSQEQVDALTDDCQHLIWSHTLSLMDDRNIQRLVQKGCPKHYEKFPCTVKSDPGQFLACVIDNRDSIKGDGCRQYIQRLEYVAFSDYRLIRHFLKDCTRDIESLGCGRISNDDNKVSQGETISCLQNRLDRLNGDCKRGVLHLSEIQADDVKLDRQLFLSCAVDAIRFCPSTPQGTQLVLRCLMKNRNDVRMTDHCQKQLLRRERLIAHDYKMSKGLTRACKDDIKLHRCRRGVSDDKDVRLAQILLCLEAVQKNNTKLAQDCVSEINDHRRMLMEDYKLSPEILTGCADDIDKFCSNLDAGGKTIHCLMDHARPKKKKERRVTEICQRALETLVKVADVGEDWRVDPVLRKACKPVVDVACVDTEGGDARVMSCLMEKLGTNFMTAECESALLQIEYFVARDFKLDPQLYRNCKDDAIRFCRAKKTWADVDTAQMDPERGPLILPCLHRYAYHPEKDMQLKQECFQEVKRVMRQRARSVDLIPEVEDECIDDLAYFCSDKTGKGEEMLCLQENLEKLQQKCKDAVSTYTEEEAAHIELNPVIMAVCGDAMQKHCSEILKTGKDEGDVMECLISYKNDPDLRNDVKCRSAIEHFQIITLKNYHFTYKFKEACRPYVTRFCPQSNTKYDVVACLSEVMRNDTIKGAKHSIPKECRQQVRAQLYQQRENIDFDPKLKAACREEINTYCFNIPHGSGQVNNNNVLECLQTHHGKLGEQCQHMLFSIKKSELSDSTTDYMLLNTCKEMIHQYCRDGEPAAILNCLKIHKDENLFDAKCHLVVVNRMIEQNMDYRFNPTLQNACARDIADHCTDIVASAKANEELNGKVIGCLKNKFREGKLHTDCEKQMTEVLHEQALNYKLNPLLQSVCRDEIQVLCSLSVESGAVEDYGKVEECLKQAFLDKKLVNRACKVEVAELIQEGKADIYADPMLQRVCAVDLLKYCSNVQSGNGRLLKCLEVILQDESKALDDECKTTLVKRMEMFRNAAVVIPQAESFSQLYTQVIRSPSKHYFMLVLLSFVGFIFIFGLLCGRVTRRTIAMKNK from the exons ATGGAAACATTTGGCATTGTACTGCTAGTGTTGGTTGCGGCAGCTAGGACTACTGCTGCGGCGGAAATTAACTCCGGTGGGCCACAAAATGGGCCTCTCAAATTACTGGATAAGGAAGGCTGCTCTCAGCTAAGGGCGCTGTGTCCGAATGTGCCAAACGAAGCGGAGGATCTCAAAGCGCTGGAATGCGTCCAAAGTCTGTCCCAGGAGCAGGTGGACGCACTGACCGATGACTGTCAGCATCTGATTTGGAGTCATACGTTGTCCTTGATGGACGACCGGAATATTCAGCGGTTGGTGCAGAAGG GATGTCCAAAGCATTATGAAAAGTTTCCCTGCACCGTCAAGTCCGATCCGGGTCAGTTTCTGGCCTGCGTAATCGACAACCGGGATTCTATTAAGGGTGATGGATGTCGCCAATACATCCAGCGGCTGGAATATGTAGCCTTTTCCGACTATCGGCTGATTCGACACTTTCTGAAAGATTGTACCAGGGACATTGAATCGCTGGGCTGCGGAAGAATCAGCAACGATGATAACAAAGTTTCACAGGGCGAAACCATATCGTGTTTGCAGAATCGTTTGGACCGTTTGAATGGAGACTGCAAGCGGGGAGTTTTGCACCTGTCCGAGATTCAAGCCGATGATGTAAAGCTGGATAGGCAGCTTTTTCTTTCGTGTGCAGTTGATGCCATTCGGTTCTGCCCGTCGACTCCGCAAGGAACTCAGCTAGTGTTAAGATGCTTGATGAAGAATCGAAACGACGTCCGAATGACGGATCATTGTCAGAAGCAGTTGCTGCGGAGGGAACGTCTTATTGCTCACGACTACAAAATGAGTAAAGGTTTAACGCGGGCGTGTAAAGATGATATTAAACTGCATCGGTGTCGTCGGGGAGTATCGGACGATAAAGATGTACGCTTGGCGCAAATTCTGCTCTGTTTGGAAGCCGTTCAGAAGAATAACACGAAACTAGCACAGGATTGTGTGTCGGAGATTAACGACCACCGACGAATGCTGATGGAAGATTATAAACTTTCGCCGGAGATTTTGACCGGCTGCGCTGACGATATCGACAAGTTCTGCAGTAATTTGGATGCTGGGGGCAAAACGATTCACTGTTTGATGGATCATGCTAGaccgaagaagaagaaggaacgcCGCGTAACGGAGATTTGCCAGCGTGCTCTGGAAACACTGGTGAAAGTGGCCGATGTTGGAGAGGACTGGCGAGTTGATCCCGTGTTGCGGAAGGCTTGTAAGCCCGTAGTCGACGTTGCATGTGTCGATACAGAGGGAGGGGATGCCCGAGTTATGTCCTGCTTGATGGAGAAGCTTGGGACGAATTTTATGACCGCGGAATGCGAATCAGCTTTGCTGCAGATTGAGTACTTTGTTGCGAGGGATTTTAAGTTGGATCCTCAACTGTACAG AAATTGCAAAGACGACGCTATTCGATTCTGCCGGGCAAAGAAAACCTGGGCTGATGTGGATACCGCCCAAATGGATCCGGAGCGAGGTCCTCTAATTTTACCCTGTCTGCACCGGTACGCCTATCACCCTGAGAAGGATATGCAACTGAAACAGGAATGCTTCCAGGAAGTGAAACGTGTCATGCGACAGCGTGCTCGTTCGGTCGATCTGATCCCTGAGGTCGAGGACGAATGCATTGACGATTTGGCTTACTTTTGTTCGGATAAAACCGGCAAAGGTGAGGAGATGCTCTGTTTgcaggaaaatttggaaaaattgcagCAAAAGTGCAAGGATGCCGTTAGTACCTACACCGAAGAGGAGGCAGCTCATATTGAGTTAAATCCAGTGATTATGGCCGTTTGCGGTGATGCCATGCAGAAGCATTGTTCGGAAATTTTGAAAACCGGAAAAGATGAAGGCGATGTAATGGAATGTCTTATTTCGTACAAAAACGATCCGGATCTGCGAAACGATGTCAAGTGTCGGTCGGCGATTGAGCACTTTCAAATCATCACACTCAAAAACTACCACTTTACGTACAAATTTAAGGAAGCCTGTCGTCCGTATGTCACTCGATTCTGTCCACAGAGCAACACCAAGTACGACGTAGTCGCTTGTCTCAGCGAAGTGATGCGAAACGATACCATCAAGGGGGCAAAGCATTCCATTCCGAAGGAATGCCGGCAACAGGTACGGGCTCAGCTCTACCAGCAGCGGGAGAATATCGATTTTGATCCGAAGCTGAAGGCTGCCTGCCGGGAGGAAATCAACACCTACTGTTTCAACATTCCGCACGGATCCGGCCAGGTGAATAATAACAAT GTCTTGGAATGTCTGCAGACGCATCACGGAAAGCTTGGGGAGCAATGTCAGCACATGCTGTTCTCGATCAAAAAATCCGAGCTCAGCGACAGTACCACCGATTACATGCTACTGAATACGTGCAAGGAAATGATTCACCAGTACTGTCGGGATGGGGAACCGGCGGCAATCTTGAATTGTCTGAAGATCCACAAGGACGAGAATCTGTTCGACGCGAAATGTCATCTGGTGGTGGTGAATCGAATGATCGAGCAGAACATGGACTACCGGTTCAATCCGACGTTGCAGAATGCTTGCGCGAGGGATATTGCTGATCACTGTACGGACATTGTGGCCAGTGCGAAAGCGAACGAGGAACTGAACGGAAAAGTGATCGGGTGCTTGAAGAACAAGTTCCGTGAAGGGAAGTTACATACGGATTGTGAGAAGCAGATGACGGAGGTTTTGCACGAGCAGGCGTTGAACTACAAGTTGAATCCGTTGCTGCAGAGTGTATGCCGGGACGAAATTCAGGTGTTGTGTAGCTTGTCGGTCGAGTCGGGAGCCGTGGAGGATTATGGTAAGGTGGAGGAATGTTTAAAACAAGCCTTCCTTGATAAAAAGCTGGTTAATCGCGCCTGCAAAGTAGAGGTAGCCGAATTGATACAAGAGGGTAAGGCTGATATATATGCCGATCCGATGCTGCAGCGTGTGTGTGCGGTGGATTTGCTCAAATATTGCTCCAACGTGCAGAGCGGAAACGGAAGAC TTCTAAAATGCTTAGAGGTAATCCTGCAAGACGAATCAAAAGCACTGGATGATGAATGTAAAACCACGTTAGTAAAACGGATGGAAATGTTTCGTAATGCGGCTGTG GTGATTCCGCAGGCTGAAAGTTTCAGTCAGCTGTACACACAGGTGATACGCTCACCATCGAAGCACTATTTCATGCTGGTGTTGCTCAGTTTTGTAGGCTTCATCTTCATCTTTGGATTGCTGTGCGGGCGTGTTACGCGACGGACGATTGCCATGAAGAACAAGTAG
- the LOC131680637 gene encoding uncharacterized protein LOC131680637, whose amino-acid sequence MYNDQQGNFLTDKTTVTVRWKEHFEVLLNDGSESISRNRTSIENDGQAVDPPTLDEVKNTIRDLKTGKAAGKDEIPVAILKQGGEQLHQIIHRIIRIILADEELPASWLDGPIFPFDQKGHKLECANYRWIFLLNSPYKILSRILSSRLRPLEGTRLIFVKADQRRIRCSACG is encoded by the coding sequence ATGTACAATGACCAACAGGGAAATTTTCTGACAGACAAAACAACGGTGACTGTCAGGTGGAAGGAGCATTTCGAGGTTTTGTTGAATGACGGAAGTGAAAGTATATCTAGGAACAGAACAAGCATTGAAAATGACGGACAAGCTGTGGATCCACCAACACTAGATGAGGTTAAGAACACTATACGTGACCTGAAAACCGGTAAAGCTGCTGGGAAGGACGAGATCCCGGTTGCAATTCTCAAACAAGGTGGTGAGCAGCTGCACCAAATAATCCACCGGATTATTCGAATAATATTGGCGGACGAAGAATTGCCTGCTAGTTGGCTGGATGGACCCATTTTCCCATTCGACCAGAAAGGGCACAAACTGGAGTGCGCTAATTACAGGTGGATATTTCTCCTGAACTCGCCGTACAAAATACTGTCGCGTATCCTATCTAGCAGGCTGAGACCGCTTGAGGGAACCAGGCTGATTTTCGTTAAGGCCGATCAACGACGGATCAGATGTTCAGCCTGCGGATGA
- the LOC131684073 gene encoding acetyl-CoA acetyltransferase, cytosolic-like — protein sequence MTSPGEVYIVSAARTPIGNFQGTVSSLTAAELGAVVVKEVLNRASVPPADVDEVILGQALTAAQGQNPARQAAIKAGLPKEVPAYLVNMLCGSGLKTVSLGYQAIRSGDSSVVVAGGQESMSKAPHAMHLRSGTKMGEAKMIDTMLHDGLTDAFHDIHMGITAENVAKESNITREQQDALALESQKRAEEAQNKGYFTEEIVAVQVPTRNGTISFEKDEFPKPGTTLEKLAKLKPCFIKDGTVTAGNASGLNDSAAAVLLMSAEEVQKRDTKPMARIVAVAQTGICPKTMGIAPVSAVSKVLQNAGWKVEDVDLFELNEAFAAQSVAVVNGLGVSPDKVNINGGAIALGHPVGASGCRVLVTLLYALKRTNGKKGVASLCIGGGMGVAMAVEMV from the exons GTAACTTCCAAGGCACCGTCTCCTCGCTAACTGCAGCCGAGCTGGGAGCAGTCGTCGTGAAGGAAGTTCTGAACCGAGCCAGCGTACCACCGGCCGATGTCGATGAAGTTATCCTTGGACAGGCACTAACCGCAGCGCAAGGTCAAAATCCGGCCCGTCAGGCTGCGATCAAGGCTGGCCTTCCCAAGGAAGTGCCGGCCTATCTGGTCAATATGTTGTGCGGTTCGGGGTTGAAAACCGTTTCGCTAGGCTATCAGGCAATCCGTTCCGGCGATTCCAGCGTAGTCGTTGCTGGTGGACAGGAAAGTATGTCCAAGGCGCCGCATGCAATGCACCTGCGAAGCGGTACCAAAATGGGAGAAGCAAAAATGATCGATACCATGCTGCATGACGGACTGACGGATGCTTTCCACGACATACATATGGGAATAACCGCCGAGAATGTGGCCAAAGAAAGTAACATTACTAGGGAGCAGCAGGATGCTTTAGCTTTGGAAAGCCAAAAGCGGGCAGAGGAGGCTCAAAATAAGGGTTACTTCACGGAGGAGATTGTTGCCGTGCAGGTTCCAACAAGAAACGGAACAATTTCGTTCGAAAAGGATGAGTTCCCGAAACCGGGTACAACTTTGGAAAAACTTGCCAAGCTGAAACCGTGTTTCATCAAGGACGGTACTGTGACGGCTGGGAATGCTTCGGGACTGAACGATTCGGCTGCTGCCGTTTTGCTGATGTCCGCCGAAGAGGTTCAGAAACGGGACACTAAACCAATGGCTCGGATCGTCGCTGTAGCTCAGACCGGTATTTGTCCGAAGACGATGGGGATTGCCCCGGTCAGTGCGGTGTCGAAAGTG ttgcaaAACGCGGGTTGGAAGGTAGAGGATGTCGACCTCTTTGAATTGAATGAAGCTTTTGCAGCTCAATCAGTTGCCGTCGTGAACGGTCTTGGGGTTAGTCCGGACAAGGTAAACATTAATGGCGGAGCTATTGCTTTGGGACATCCAGTTGGTGCCTCCG GGTGCCGTGTTTTGGTTACGTTGTTGTATGCTCTGAAAAGAACCAATGGCAAGAAGGGAGTAGCTTCACTCTGTATCGGGGGCGGAATGGGAGTGGCCATGGCTGTTGAAATGGTTTGA
- the LOC131684071 gene encoding Golgi apparatus protein 1-like isoform X2: protein METFGIVLLVLVAAARTTAAAEINSGGPQNGPLKLLDKEGCSQLRALCPNVPNEAEDLKALECVQSLSQEQVDALTDDCQHLIWSHTLSLMDDRNIQRLVQKGCPKHYEKFPCTVKSDPGQFLACVIDNRDSIKGDGCRQYIQRLEYVAFSDYRLIRHFLKDCTRDIESLGCGRISNDDNKVSQGETISCLQNRLDRLNGDCKRGVLHLSEIQADDVKLDRQLFLSCAVDAIRFCPSTPQGTQLVLRCLMKNRNDVRMTDHCQKQLLRRERLIAHDYKMSKGLTRACKDDIKLHRCRRGVSDDKDVRLAQILLCLEAVQKNNTKLAQDCVSEINDHRRMLMEDYKLSPEILTGCADDIDKFCSNLDAGGKTIHCLMDHARPKKKKERRVTEICQRALETLVKVADVGEDWRVDPVLRKACKPVVDVACVDTEGGDARVMSCLMEKLGTNFMTAECESALLQIEYFVARDFKLDPQLYRNCKDDAIRFCRAKKTWADVDTAQMDPERGPLILPCLHRYAYHPEKDMQLKQECFQEVKRVMRQRARSVDLIPEVEDECIDDLAYFCSDKTGKGEEMLCLQENLEKLQQKCKDAVSTYTEEEAAHIELNPVIMAVCGDAMQKHCSEILKTGKDEGDVMECLISYKNDPDLRNDVKCRSAIEHFQIITLKNYHFTYKFKEACRPYVTRFCPQSNTKYDVVACLSEVMRNDTIKGAKHSIPKECRQQVRAQLYQQRENIDFDPKLKAACREEINTYCFNIPHGSGQVLECLQTHHGKLGEQCQHMLFSIKKSELSDSTTDYMLLNTCKEMIHQYCRDGEPAAILNCLKIHKDENLFDAKCHLVVVNRMIEQNMDYRFNPTLQNACARDIADHCTDIVASAKANEELNGKVIGCLKNKFREGKLHTDCEKQMTEVLHEQALNYKLNPLLQSVCRDEIQVLCSLSVESGAVEDYGKVEECLKQAFLDKKLVNRACKVEVAELIQEGKADIYADPMLQRVCAVDLLKYCSNVQSGNGRLLKCLEVILQDESKALDDECKTTLVKRMEMFRNAAVVIPQAESFSQLYTQVIRSPSKHYFMLVLLSFVGFIFIFGLLCGRVTRRTIAMKNK, encoded by the exons ATGGAAACATTTGGCATTGTACTGCTAGTGTTGGTTGCGGCAGCTAGGACTACTGCTGCGGCGGAAATTAACTCCGGTGGGCCACAAAATGGGCCTCTCAAATTACTGGATAAGGAAGGCTGCTCTCAGCTAAGGGCGCTGTGTCCGAATGTGCCAAACGAAGCGGAGGATCTCAAAGCGCTGGAATGCGTCCAAAGTCTGTCCCAGGAGCAGGTGGACGCACTGACCGATGACTGTCAGCATCTGATTTGGAGTCATACGTTGTCCTTGATGGACGACCGGAATATTCAGCGGTTGGTGCAGAAGG GATGTCCAAAGCATTATGAAAAGTTTCCCTGCACCGTCAAGTCCGATCCGGGTCAGTTTCTGGCCTGCGTAATCGACAACCGGGATTCTATTAAGGGTGATGGATGTCGCCAATACATCCAGCGGCTGGAATATGTAGCCTTTTCCGACTATCGGCTGATTCGACACTTTCTGAAAGATTGTACCAGGGACATTGAATCGCTGGGCTGCGGAAGAATCAGCAACGATGATAACAAAGTTTCACAGGGCGAAACCATATCGTGTTTGCAGAATCGTTTGGACCGTTTGAATGGAGACTGCAAGCGGGGAGTTTTGCACCTGTCCGAGATTCAAGCCGATGATGTAAAGCTGGATAGGCAGCTTTTTCTTTCGTGTGCAGTTGATGCCATTCGGTTCTGCCCGTCGACTCCGCAAGGAACTCAGCTAGTGTTAAGATGCTTGATGAAGAATCGAAACGACGTCCGAATGACGGATCATTGTCAGAAGCAGTTGCTGCGGAGGGAACGTCTTATTGCTCACGACTACAAAATGAGTAAAGGTTTAACGCGGGCGTGTAAAGATGATATTAAACTGCATCGGTGTCGTCGGGGAGTATCGGACGATAAAGATGTACGCTTGGCGCAAATTCTGCTCTGTTTGGAAGCCGTTCAGAAGAATAACACGAAACTAGCACAGGATTGTGTGTCGGAGATTAACGACCACCGACGAATGCTGATGGAAGATTATAAACTTTCGCCGGAGATTTTGACCGGCTGCGCTGACGATATCGACAAGTTCTGCAGTAATTTGGATGCTGGGGGCAAAACGATTCACTGTTTGATGGATCATGCTAGaccgaagaagaagaaggaacgcCGCGTAACGGAGATTTGCCAGCGTGCTCTGGAAACACTGGTGAAAGTGGCCGATGTTGGAGAGGACTGGCGAGTTGATCCCGTGTTGCGGAAGGCTTGTAAGCCCGTAGTCGACGTTGCATGTGTCGATACAGAGGGAGGGGATGCCCGAGTTATGTCCTGCTTGATGGAGAAGCTTGGGACGAATTTTATGACCGCGGAATGCGAATCAGCTTTGCTGCAGATTGAGTACTTTGTTGCGAGGGATTTTAAGTTGGATCCTCAACTGTACAG AAATTGCAAAGACGACGCTATTCGATTCTGCCGGGCAAAGAAAACCTGGGCTGATGTGGATACCGCCCAAATGGATCCGGAGCGAGGTCCTCTAATTTTACCCTGTCTGCACCGGTACGCCTATCACCCTGAGAAGGATATGCAACTGAAACAGGAATGCTTCCAGGAAGTGAAACGTGTCATGCGACAGCGTGCTCGTTCGGTCGATCTGATCCCTGAGGTCGAGGACGAATGCATTGACGATTTGGCTTACTTTTGTTCGGATAAAACCGGCAAAGGTGAGGAGATGCTCTGTTTgcaggaaaatttggaaaaattgcagCAAAAGTGCAAGGATGCCGTTAGTACCTACACCGAAGAGGAGGCAGCTCATATTGAGTTAAATCCAGTGATTATGGCCGTTTGCGGTGATGCCATGCAGAAGCATTGTTCGGAAATTTTGAAAACCGGAAAAGATGAAGGCGATGTAATGGAATGTCTTATTTCGTACAAAAACGATCCGGATCTGCGAAACGATGTCAAGTGTCGGTCGGCGATTGAGCACTTTCAAATCATCACACTCAAAAACTACCACTTTACGTACAAATTTAAGGAAGCCTGTCGTCCGTATGTCACTCGATTCTGTCCACAGAGCAACACCAAGTACGACGTAGTCGCTTGTCTCAGCGAAGTGATGCGAAACGATACCATCAAGGGGGCAAAGCATTCCATTCCGAAGGAATGCCGGCAACAGGTACGGGCTCAGCTCTACCAGCAGCGGGAGAATATCGATTTTGATCCGAAGCTGAAGGCTGCCTGCCGGGAGGAAATCAACACCTACTGTTTCAACATTCCGCACGGATCCGGCCAG GTCTTGGAATGTCTGCAGACGCATCACGGAAAGCTTGGGGAGCAATGTCAGCACATGCTGTTCTCGATCAAAAAATCCGAGCTCAGCGACAGTACCACCGATTACATGCTACTGAATACGTGCAAGGAAATGATTCACCAGTACTGTCGGGATGGGGAACCGGCGGCAATCTTGAATTGTCTGAAGATCCACAAGGACGAGAATCTGTTCGACGCGAAATGTCATCTGGTGGTGGTGAATCGAATGATCGAGCAGAACATGGACTACCGGTTCAATCCGACGTTGCAGAATGCTTGCGCGAGGGATATTGCTGATCACTGTACGGACATTGTGGCCAGTGCGAAAGCGAACGAGGAACTGAACGGAAAAGTGATCGGGTGCTTGAAGAACAAGTTCCGTGAAGGGAAGTTACATACGGATTGTGAGAAGCAGATGACGGAGGTTTTGCACGAGCAGGCGTTGAACTACAAGTTGAATCCGTTGCTGCAGAGTGTATGCCGGGACGAAATTCAGGTGTTGTGTAGCTTGTCGGTCGAGTCGGGAGCCGTGGAGGATTATGGTAAGGTGGAGGAATGTTTAAAACAAGCCTTCCTTGATAAAAAGCTGGTTAATCGCGCCTGCAAAGTAGAGGTAGCCGAATTGATACAAGAGGGTAAGGCTGATATATATGCCGATCCGATGCTGCAGCGTGTGTGTGCGGTGGATTTGCTCAAATATTGCTCCAACGTGCAGAGCGGAAACGGAAGAC TTCTAAAATGCTTAGAGGTAATCCTGCAAGACGAATCAAAAGCACTGGATGATGAATGTAAAACCACGTTAGTAAAACGGATGGAAATGTTTCGTAATGCGGCTGTG GTGATTCCGCAGGCTGAAAGTTTCAGTCAGCTGTACACACAGGTGATACGCTCACCATCGAAGCACTATTTCATGCTGGTGTTGCTCAGTTTTGTAGGCTTCATCTTCATCTTTGGATTGCTGTGCGGGCGTGTTACGCGACGGACGATTGCCATGAAGAACAAGTAG